One region of Bosea sp. 29B genomic DNA includes:
- the nthA gene encoding nitrile hydratase subunit alpha — protein sequence MSGHDHHHHHHDHEHDNHFTPIEARVKALESLMVEKGYVDPSALDAIIDTYETKIGPRNGARVVAKAWSDPAYAARLKADGTAAVAELGYGGRGGEHIVACFNTPEEHNLIVCTLCSCYPWPVLGLPPVWYKSPPYRAKAVIDPRGTLADFGVTLPEGQRIRVWDSTAETRFIVIPMRPEGTEGWSEDELASIVSRDSMIGVGLPSPEDRP from the coding sequence ATGAGCGGCCACGACCATCACCACCATCATCATGACCACGAGCACGACAACCATTTCACCCCGATCGAAGCACGGGTGAAGGCGCTGGAATCGCTGATGGTCGAGAAGGGCTATGTCGATCCCAGCGCGCTCGACGCGATCATCGACACCTACGAGACCAAAATCGGCCCGCGCAACGGCGCCCGTGTCGTCGCCAAGGCCTGGAGCGATCCGGCCTATGCTGCGCGCCTGAAGGCGGACGGCACGGCCGCCGTCGCCGAGCTCGGCTATGGCGGGCGCGGCGGCGAGCATATCGTCGCCTGCTTCAATACGCCCGAAGAGCACAACCTCATCGTCTGCACCCTGTGCTCCTGCTATCCGTGGCCGGTGCTCGGCCTGCCGCCGGTCTGGTACAAATCACCGCCCTATCGCGCCAAGGCGGTGATCGACCCACGTGGCACGCTCGCCGATTTCGGCGTGACGCTGCCCGAAGGCCAGCGCATCCGCGTCTGGGATTCGACCGCCGAGACACGCTTCATCGTCATCCCGATGCGGCCCGAAGGCACCGAAGGCTGGAGCGAGGACGAGCTGGCGTCGATCGTCAGCCGCGATTCGATGATCGGTGTCGGCCTCCCCTCACCCGAGGACAGGCCATGA